A region of the Acinetobacter defluvii genome:
GCTGAACAAGAAAAACGTTTGATTCATCATGAGGAGCATTTAGCCAAAACTTTAAAGCTCATGCATGATTTAGCCAACAATGTACATGGTCAAAATGAACTATTAGAACAAACTACAGTACAAGTCAAAAAACTTGAAATTCAAAATGGCGAGTTGGTTAGTTTAATTTCAAAAATAGTTAAACCTTAAATCAATCTAATCTATTCTTACTAAGTTGTTTACAATAAAAGTGCAGAATATCATTGGGTTGATTAAGCATTATATGTGGATGATGGTTGGAAAAATAGTATCGATACAGACAATTTTAGCCTTATTGATGATTAGTTTGCGATTTGTCATGCCAATAGTCTGCTTTATCTTCATCGATATCCACACCCAAACCATGCTCATAAATACAGGCTAAATCACGCATTGCTTGAACATCACCCCATTCAGCTGCTTGTTTGACAAGCTTGACGGATTTTTCGATATCTTTTTCGATCACATCACCGCGACGAAAATACCCTGCTAACTCTAAAGTTGCAGCAGGGTGCTTTAAAATATTGGCTTTGCTTAACCAATAATATGCCAATTCAAAATGTGACTTGGATTCATCAGGTTGTTCTTGACGTAATTCTTTGGCATATACGGTATAACCTTCACCGAGCCAGTACATTGCTTCTACATGACCATTTTCAGCCGCTTTCAATGCCCATTCTTCGGCTAGTTCAATGTCATCATCATGCTCACTTTGCATATACA
Encoded here:
- a CDS encoding tetratricopeptide repeat protein, which codes for MSKRVSIPTTLANRALAGNAEAQFELAELYMQSEHDDDIELAEEWALKAAENGHVEAMYWLGEGYTVYAKELRQEQPDESKSHFELAYYWLSKANILKHPAATLELAGYFRRGDVIEKDIEKSVKLVKQAAEWGDVQAMRDLACIYEHGLGVDIDEDKADYWHDKSQTNHQ